The Vitis riparia cultivar Riparia Gloire de Montpellier isolate 1030 chromosome 10, EGFV_Vit.rip_1.0, whole genome shotgun sequence genome includes a region encoding these proteins:
- the LOC117923316 gene encoding probable LRR receptor-like serine/threonine-protein kinase At1g07650 isoform X6, translated as MATFPDIQKPLFFAFILIWLILMCLGSKAQGGRLPDDEVEALREIAEQVGKKDWNFSLNPCDGNASWSTPKRKEMPLYNNTLTCNCSYPNGQCHVVQIFLRGQDLAGVLPPSLAKLPYLKMIDFTRNYLSGNIPQEWASMQLEYLQLTVNRLSGLIPSFLGNITTLRYMSLESNLFSGTVPSQLWQLVNLENLILNTNNLIGELPPTLANLTKLTEFRISSNNFTGKIPNFIHSWKQLQKLEIQASGLEGPIPSSISVLKNLTELRISDLPGEGSNFPPLQNMIGLKRLMLRGCNISGSIPKYLAKMMNLQILDLSFNKLEGTVPNLEDLTKMELMYLTSNLLNGPIPDWIKSRDNRYQIDVSYNNFSERSVPSTCGESLNLFQSFSERGKSELGKCLNSFPCSKDRYSLHINCGGEGTTIGDVVYEADADLAGPSEFNPIRDNWGFSSTGHFWDQNRTSNDYIAQNVSMLRMNDSELYKRARLSPLSFTYYGRCLADGNYTVKLHFAEIVIRDNKSFHSLGRRIFDVYIQEKLELKDFNIVQAAQGVDKAFVKEFKAVVKNKTLEIRFHWAGKGTTAAPTRRTYGPLISAISVKADFEPPSGVKKKIYIVVGAVAVALVLFLVLGILWWKVCFGGRISREQELRGLDLQTGLFTLRQIKAATNNFDAANKIGEGGFGSVYKGTLLDGTIIAVKQLSSKSNQGNREFVNEIGMISGLQHPNLVRLYGCCIEGNQLLLVYEYMENNCLARALFGREEIQLQLDWPTRQRICIGIAKGLAFLHEESTLKIVHRDIKATNVLLDRDLNPKISDFGLAKLDDEGNTHISTRIAGTIGYMAPEYALQGYLTYKADVYSFGAVALEIIAGKNNTKFRPNEECICLLDWEI; from the exons atggCTACTTTTCCAGATATTCAGAAGCCTCTCTTCTTCGCTTTCATTCTCATATGGCTCATACTGATGTGCTTGGGTTCCAAAGCCCAAGGTGGTCGGCTTCCTGACGATGAAG TGGAGGCTCTCCGTGAAATAGCAGAACAAGTGGGGAAAAAAGATTGGAACTTCAGCCTAAACCCTTGTGATGGCAACGCCAGCTGGTCAACACCTAAAAGGAAGGAAATGCCCTTGTATAACAATACTCTCACCTGCAATTGCTCCTATCCCAACGGTCAATGCCACGTCGTTCAGAT ATTTCTCAGAGGGCAGGATCTTGCTGGTGTGCTTCCCCCCTCTCTGGCGAAATTGCCTTACCTTAAGATGAT TGATTTCACTAGGAACTATCTTAGTGGTAACATACCTCAGGAATGGGCTTCTATGCAATTAGAATATCT GCAACTTACTGTGAACAGGTTATCGGGACTAATACCTAGCTTCTTGGGAAATATTACTACTCTGAGATATAT GAGTTTGGAGAGCAACCTATTCTCTGGAACTGTTCCTTCCCAGCTTTGGCAACTAGTCAACTTGGAGAATCT CATTCTTAACACTAACAATCTCATTGGGGAGTTGCCTCCAACACTTGCTAATCTAACCAAATTAACAGAATT TCGGATTAGTAGCAACAATTTCACTGGAAAAATACCCAATTTTATTCATAGTTGGAAACAACTTCAGAAATT AGAGATCCAAGCAAGTGGTCTTGAAGGGCCCATACCTTCTAGCATATCTGTCTTGAAGAATTTAACTGAATT AAGGATTAGTGATTTACCTGGGGAAGGCTCAAATTTTCCGCCTCTACAAAACATGATAGGCTTGAAAAGGCT GATGTTGAGAGGCTGTAATATCTCCGGATCAATCCCCAAATATTTAGCAAAGATGATGAATCTGCAAATTTT AGACCTCAGCTTCAACAAGCTGGAAGGAACTGTTCCAAACCTAGAAGATTTAACAAAAATGGAGCTCAT GTATTTGACAAGCAACTTGCTTAATGGGCCTATTCCGGACTGGATCAAGAGCAGAGATAATCGCTA CCAAATTGATGTTTCTTATAATAACTTTTCTGAGCGCTCTGTGCCATCTACTTGTGGAGAGAGCTT GAACTTGTTCCAAAGCTTTTCTGAGAGGGGAAAATC AGAACTTGGTAAGTGCCTGAATAGTTTTCCATGTTCCAAAG ATCGGTATTCACTGCATATAAATTGTGGTGGAGAAGGAACCACCATTGGAGATGTAGTCTATGAAGCGGATGCTGATTTAGCAGGTCCATCCGAGTTTAACCCCATCAGAGATAATTGGGGTTTTAGTAGCACAGGACACTTTTGGGATCAAAACAGAACCTCAAACGATTATATAGCACAGAATGTATCCATGCTCAGGATGAATGACTCTGAATTGTACAAAAGAGCACGACTTTCTCCTCTATCTTTCACTTACTATGGACGCTGCTTAGCAGATGGGAACTATACTGTGAAACTCCATTTTGCAGAGATAGTGATAAGAGACAATAAATCCTTTCACAGTCTTGGAAGACGTATTTTTGATGTTTACATCCAG GAAAAGCTGGAGTTGAAAGATTTTAACATTGTACAAGCAGCACAAGGGGTTGATAAGGCAtttgtaaaagaatttaaagcaGTTGTAAAGAACAAAACTTTAGAGATCCGATTTCATTGGGCTGGGAAAGGTACAACAGCTGCCCCAACGAGACGAACTTATGGTCCTCTCATATCAGCCATTTCTGTAAAAGCTG ATTTTGAGCCTCCTTCTGGTGTAAAAAAGAAGATATACATTGTGGTTGGGGCTGTGGCTGTGGCTTTGGTATTATTCCTTGTTTTAGGTATTCTTTGGTGGAAAGTTTGTTTTGGAGGCAGAATCTCCCGGGAACAAG AATTGAGAGGATTAGATCTGCAAACTGGTTTATTTACCTTGAGACAAATTAAAGCTGCTACCAACAACTTTGATGCTGCAAACAAGATTGGAGAAGGAGGTTTTGGATCAGTCTACAAG GGTACGCTATTAGATGGAACCATAATTGCAGTGAAGCAACTTTCTTCGAAATCAAATCAAGGAAATCGTGAATTTGTAAATGAAATAGGAATGATATCCGGTTTACAACATCCGAATCTTGTAAGATTATATGGATGTTGCATTGAAGGGAATCAACTACTGTTGGTATATGAATACATGGAGAACAATTGCCTTGCCCGTGCTTTATTTG GTCGAGAAGAAATCCAATTGCAATTAGATTGGCCTACCAGGCAAAGGATTTGTATTGGCATAGCAAAAGGTTTGGCTTTCCTGCATGAGGAATCGACACTGAAAATTGTTCATAGAGACATCAAGGCAACCAATGTACTTCTGGATAGGGACCTTAACCCCAAGATCTCTGACTTTGGTCTGGCCaagcttgatgatgaaggaaacACCCACATTAGCACTAGAATTGCTGGAACTAT AGGATACATGGCACCAGAGTATGCATTACAGGGTTATTTAACCTATAAAGCAGATGTCTACAGTTTCGGAGCTGTTGCATTGGAAATTATTGCTGGGAAGAACAACACGAAGTTTAGGCCAAATGAAGAATGTATTTGTCTTCTAGACTGG gaaatttaa
- the LOC117923316 gene encoding probable LRR receptor-like serine/threonine-protein kinase At1g07650 isoform X3 — MATFPDIQKPLFFAFILIWLILMCLGSKAQGGRLPDDEVEALREIAEQVGKKDWNFSLNPCDGNASWSTPKRKEMPLYNNTLTCNCSYPNGQCHVVQIFLRGQDLAGVLPPSLAKLPYLKMIDFTRNYLSGNIPQEWASMQLEYLQLTVNRLSGLIPSFLGNITTLRYMSLESNLFSGTVPSQLWQLVNLENLILNTNNLIGELPPTLANLTKLTEFRISSNNFTGKIPNFIHSWKQLQKLEIQASGLEGPIPSSISVLKNLTELRISDLPGEGSNFPPLQNMIGLKRLDLSFNKLEGTVPNLEDLTKMELMYLTSNLLNGPIPDWIKSRDNRYQIDVSYNNFSERSVPSTCGESLNLFQSFSERGKSELGKCLNSFPCSKDRYSLHINCGGEGTTIGDVVYEADADLAGPSEFNPIRDNWGFSSTGHFWDQNRTSNDYIAQNVSMLRMNDSELYKRARLSPLSFTYYGRCLADGNYTVKLHFAEIVIRDNKSFHSLGRRIFDVYIQEKLELKDFNIVQAAQGVDKAFVKEFKAVVKNKTLEIRFHWAGKGTTAAPTRRTYGPLISAISVKADFEPPSGVKKKIYIVVGAVAVALVLFLVLGILWWKVCFGGRISREQELRGLDLQTGLFTLRQIKAATNNFDAANKIGEGGFGSVYKGTLLDGTIIAVKQLSSKSNQGNREFVNEIGMISGLQHPNLVRLYGCCIEGNQLLLVYEYMENNCLARALFGREEIQLQLDWPTRQRICIGIAKGLAFLHEESTLKIVHRDIKATNVLLDRDLNPKISDFGLAKLDDEGNTHISTRIAGTIGYMAPEYALWGYLTYKADVYSFGVVALEIVAGKNNMKYKPNEDYVCLLDWAFVLQQKGNLMELVDPKLGADLNKEEAKRMIKVALLCTNPSPALRPTMSAVVSMLKGQTVVPEVLIMDPSSYSDDLKFNALRGQYDQMQLESLSVSGPLNKSLDSTTKGSSSTSSQDLYQINLHSH, encoded by the exons atggCTACTTTTCCAGATATTCAGAAGCCTCTCTTCTTCGCTTTCATTCTCATATGGCTCATACTGATGTGCTTGGGTTCCAAAGCCCAAGGTGGTCGGCTTCCTGACGATGAAG TGGAGGCTCTCCGTGAAATAGCAGAACAAGTGGGGAAAAAAGATTGGAACTTCAGCCTAAACCCTTGTGATGGCAACGCCAGCTGGTCAACACCTAAAAGGAAGGAAATGCCCTTGTATAACAATACTCTCACCTGCAATTGCTCCTATCCCAACGGTCAATGCCACGTCGTTCAGAT ATTTCTCAGAGGGCAGGATCTTGCTGGTGTGCTTCCCCCCTCTCTGGCGAAATTGCCTTACCTTAAGATGAT TGATTTCACTAGGAACTATCTTAGTGGTAACATACCTCAGGAATGGGCTTCTATGCAATTAGAATATCT GCAACTTACTGTGAACAGGTTATCGGGACTAATACCTAGCTTCTTGGGAAATATTACTACTCTGAGATATAT GAGTTTGGAGAGCAACCTATTCTCTGGAACTGTTCCTTCCCAGCTTTGGCAACTAGTCAACTTGGAGAATCT CATTCTTAACACTAACAATCTCATTGGGGAGTTGCCTCCAACACTTGCTAATCTAACCAAATTAACAGAATT TCGGATTAGTAGCAACAATTTCACTGGAAAAATACCCAATTTTATTCATAGTTGGAAACAACTTCAGAAATT AGAGATCCAAGCAAGTGGTCTTGAAGGGCCCATACCTTCTAGCATATCTGTCTTGAAGAATTTAACTGAATT AAGGATTAGTGATTTACCTGGGGAAGGCTCAAATTTTCCGCCTCTACAAAACATGATAGGCTTGAAAAGGCT AGACCTCAGCTTCAACAAGCTGGAAGGAACTGTTCCAAACCTAGAAGATTTAACAAAAATGGAGCTCAT GTATTTGACAAGCAACTTGCTTAATGGGCCTATTCCGGACTGGATCAAGAGCAGAGATAATCGCTA CCAAATTGATGTTTCTTATAATAACTTTTCTGAGCGCTCTGTGCCATCTACTTGTGGAGAGAGCTT GAACTTGTTCCAAAGCTTTTCTGAGAGGGGAAAATC AGAACTTGGTAAGTGCCTGAATAGTTTTCCATGTTCCAAAG ATCGGTATTCACTGCATATAAATTGTGGTGGAGAAGGAACCACCATTGGAGATGTAGTCTATGAAGCGGATGCTGATTTAGCAGGTCCATCCGAGTTTAACCCCATCAGAGATAATTGGGGTTTTAGTAGCACAGGACACTTTTGGGATCAAAACAGAACCTCAAACGATTATATAGCACAGAATGTATCCATGCTCAGGATGAATGACTCTGAATTGTACAAAAGAGCACGACTTTCTCCTCTATCTTTCACTTACTATGGACGCTGCTTAGCAGATGGGAACTATACTGTGAAACTCCATTTTGCAGAGATAGTGATAAGAGACAATAAATCCTTTCACAGTCTTGGAAGACGTATTTTTGATGTTTACATCCAG GAAAAGCTGGAGTTGAAAGATTTTAACATTGTACAAGCAGCACAAGGGGTTGATAAGGCAtttgtaaaagaatttaaagcaGTTGTAAAGAACAAAACTTTAGAGATCCGATTTCATTGGGCTGGGAAAGGTACAACAGCTGCCCCAACGAGACGAACTTATGGTCCTCTCATATCAGCCATTTCTGTAAAAGCTG ATTTTGAGCCTCCTTCTGGTGTAAAAAAGAAGATATACATTGTGGTTGGGGCTGTGGCTGTGGCTTTGGTATTATTCCTTGTTTTAGGTATTCTTTGGTGGAAAGTTTGTTTTGGAGGCAGAATCTCCCGGGAACAAG AATTGAGAGGATTAGATCTGCAAACTGGTTTATTTACCTTGAGACAAATTAAAGCTGCTACCAACAACTTTGATGCTGCAAACAAGATTGGAGAAGGAGGTTTTGGATCAGTCTACAAG GGTACGCTATTAGATGGAACCATAATTGCAGTGAAGCAACTTTCTTCGAAATCAAATCAAGGAAATCGTGAATTTGTAAATGAAATAGGAATGATATCCGGTTTACAACATCCGAATCTTGTAAGATTATATGGATGTTGCATTGAAGGGAATCAACTACTGTTGGTATATGAATACATGGAGAACAATTGCCTTGCCCGTGCTTTATTTG GTCGAGAAGAAATCCAATTGCAATTAGATTGGCCTACCAGGCAAAGGATTTGTATTGGCATAGCAAAAGGTTTGGCTTTCCTGCATGAGGAATCGACACTGAAAATTGTTCATAGAGACATCAAGGCAACCAATGTACTTCTGGATAGGGACCTTAACCCCAAGATCTCTGACTTTGGTCTGGCCaagcttgatgatgaaggaaacACCCACATTAGCACTAGAATTGCTGGAACTAT AGGATACATGGCACCAGAGTATGCATTATGGGGTTATTTAACCTATAAAGCAGATGTATACAGTTTTGGAGTTGTTGCTTTGGAAATTGTTGCTGGGAAGAACAACATGAAATATAAGCCAAATGAAGATTATGTGTGTCTTCTGGACTGG GCAtttgttttacaacaaaaaggaaatttaatgGAGCTTGTGGATCCAAAGTTAGGGGCTGATCTCAACAAGGAAGAGGCAAAAAGAATGATTAAAGTAGCTTTACTCTGCACCAATCCATCCCCGGCACTCAGGCCTACCATGTCTGCTGTAGTGAGCATGCTGAAAGGACAAACTGTTGTTCCAGAAGTACTGATCATGGATCCGAGTTCTTATAGTGATGACTTGAAGTTCAATGCTCTCAGAGGTCAGTATGATCAGATGCAACTTGAGAGCCTTAGTGTCAGTGGGCCACTCAACAAGTCATTGGATTCAACAACGAAGGGATCTTCCTCCACATCTTCTCAGGATCTATATCAAATCAATCTTCACTCGCATTAA
- the LOC117923316 gene encoding probable LRR receptor-like serine/threonine-protein kinase At1g07650 isoform X2, translating into MATFPDIQKPLFFAFILIWLILMCLGSKAQGGRLPDDEVEALREIAEQVGKKDWNFSLNPCDGNASWSTPKRKEMPLYNNTLTCNCSYPNGQCHVVQIFLRGQDLAGVLPPSLAKLPYLKMIDFTRNYLSGNIPQEWASMQLEYLQLTVNRLSGLIPSFLGNITTLRYMSLESNLFSGTVPSQLWQLVNLENLILNTNNLIGELPPTLANLTKLTEFRISSNNFTGKIPNFIHSWKQLQKLEIQASGLEGPIPSSISVLKNLTELRISDLPGEGSNFPPLQNMIGLKRLMLRGCNISGSIPKYLAKMMNLQILDLSFNKLEGTVPNLEDLTKMELMYLTSNLLNGPIPDWIKSRDNRYQIDVSYNNFSERSVPSTCGESLNLFQSFSERGKSELGKCLNSFPCSKDRYSLHINCGGEGTTIGDVVYEADADLAGPSEFNPIRDNWGFSSTGHFWDQNRTSNDYIAQNVSMLRMNDSELYKRARLSPLSFTYYGRCLADGNYTVKLHFAEIVIRDNKSFHSLGRRIFDVYIQEKLELKDFNIVQAAQGVDKAFVKEFKAVVKNKTLEIRFHWAGKGTTAAPTRRTYGPLISAISVKADFEPPSGVKKKIYIVVGAVAVALVLFLVLGILWWKVCFGGRISREQELRGLDLQTGLFTLRQIKAATNNFDAANKIGEGGFGSVYKGTLLDGTIIAVKQLSSKSNQGNREFVNEIGMISGLQHPNLVRLYGCCIEGNQLLLVYEYMENNCLARALFGREEIQLQLDWPTRQRICIGIAKGLAFLHEESTLKIVHRDIKATNVLLDRDLNPKISDFGLAKLDDEGNTHISTRIAGTIGYMAPEYALWGYLTYKADVYSFGVVALEIVAGKNNMKYKPNEDYVCLLDWAFVLQQKGNLMELVDPKLGADLNKEEAKRMIKVALLCTNPSPALGPTMSAVVSMLKGQAVAPELTMDPGIYSDDMKFNALRGQYDQMQLESYSTSEPLNNEWIFLTSPLRIYIT; encoded by the exons atggCTACTTTTCCAGATATTCAGAAGCCTCTCTTCTTCGCTTTCATTCTCATATGGCTCATACTGATGTGCTTGGGTTCCAAAGCCCAAGGTGGTCGGCTTCCTGACGATGAAG TGGAGGCTCTCCGTGAAATAGCAGAACAAGTGGGGAAAAAAGATTGGAACTTCAGCCTAAACCCTTGTGATGGCAACGCCAGCTGGTCAACACCTAAAAGGAAGGAAATGCCCTTGTATAACAATACTCTCACCTGCAATTGCTCCTATCCCAACGGTCAATGCCACGTCGTTCAGAT ATTTCTCAGAGGGCAGGATCTTGCTGGTGTGCTTCCCCCCTCTCTGGCGAAATTGCCTTACCTTAAGATGAT TGATTTCACTAGGAACTATCTTAGTGGTAACATACCTCAGGAATGGGCTTCTATGCAATTAGAATATCT GCAACTTACTGTGAACAGGTTATCGGGACTAATACCTAGCTTCTTGGGAAATATTACTACTCTGAGATATAT GAGTTTGGAGAGCAACCTATTCTCTGGAACTGTTCCTTCCCAGCTTTGGCAACTAGTCAACTTGGAGAATCT CATTCTTAACACTAACAATCTCATTGGGGAGTTGCCTCCAACACTTGCTAATCTAACCAAATTAACAGAATT TCGGATTAGTAGCAACAATTTCACTGGAAAAATACCCAATTTTATTCATAGTTGGAAACAACTTCAGAAATT AGAGATCCAAGCAAGTGGTCTTGAAGGGCCCATACCTTCTAGCATATCTGTCTTGAAGAATTTAACTGAATT AAGGATTAGTGATTTACCTGGGGAAGGCTCAAATTTTCCGCCTCTACAAAACATGATAGGCTTGAAAAGGCT GATGTTGAGAGGCTGTAATATCTCCGGATCAATCCCCAAATATTTAGCAAAGATGATGAATCTGCAAATTTT AGACCTCAGCTTCAACAAGCTGGAAGGAACTGTTCCAAACCTAGAAGATTTAACAAAAATGGAGCTCAT GTATTTGACAAGCAACTTGCTTAATGGGCCTATTCCGGACTGGATCAAGAGCAGAGATAATCGCTA CCAAATTGATGTTTCTTATAATAACTTTTCTGAGCGCTCTGTGCCATCTACTTGTGGAGAGAGCTT GAACTTGTTCCAAAGCTTTTCTGAGAGGGGAAAATC AGAACTTGGTAAGTGCCTGAATAGTTTTCCATGTTCCAAAG ATCGGTATTCACTGCATATAAATTGTGGTGGAGAAGGAACCACCATTGGAGATGTAGTCTATGAAGCGGATGCTGATTTAGCAGGTCCATCCGAGTTTAACCCCATCAGAGATAATTGGGGTTTTAGTAGCACAGGACACTTTTGGGATCAAAACAGAACCTCAAACGATTATATAGCACAGAATGTATCCATGCTCAGGATGAATGACTCTGAATTGTACAAAAGAGCACGACTTTCTCCTCTATCTTTCACTTACTATGGACGCTGCTTAGCAGATGGGAACTATACTGTGAAACTCCATTTTGCAGAGATAGTGATAAGAGACAATAAATCCTTTCACAGTCTTGGAAGACGTATTTTTGATGTTTACATCCAG GAAAAGCTGGAGTTGAAAGATTTTAACATTGTACAAGCAGCACAAGGGGTTGATAAGGCAtttgtaaaagaatttaaagcaGTTGTAAAGAACAAAACTTTAGAGATCCGATTTCATTGGGCTGGGAAAGGTACAACAGCTGCCCCAACGAGACGAACTTATGGTCCTCTCATATCAGCCATTTCTGTAAAAGCTG ATTTTGAGCCTCCTTCTGGTGTAAAAAAGAAGATATACATTGTGGTTGGGGCTGTGGCTGTGGCTTTGGTATTATTCCTTGTTTTAGGTATTCTTTGGTGGAAAGTTTGTTTTGGAGGCAGAATCTCCCGGGAACAAG AATTGAGAGGATTAGATCTGCAAACTGGTTTATTTACCTTGAGACAAATTAAAGCTGCTACCAACAACTTTGATGCTGCAAACAAGATTGGAGAAGGAGGTTTTGGATCAGTCTACAAG GGTACGCTATTAGATGGAACCATAATTGCAGTGAAGCAACTTTCTTCGAAATCAAATCAAGGAAATCGTGAATTTGTAAATGAAATAGGAATGATATCCGGTTTACAACATCCGAATCTTGTAAGATTATATGGATGTTGCATTGAAGGGAATCAACTACTGTTGGTATATGAATACATGGAGAACAATTGCCTTGCCCGTGCTTTATTTG GTCGAGAAGAAATCCAATTGCAATTAGATTGGCCTACCAGGCAAAGGATTTGTATTGGCATAGCAAAAGGTTTGGCTTTCCTGCATGAGGAATCGACACTGAAAATTGTTCATAGAGACATCAAGGCAACCAATGTACTTCTGGATAGGGACCTTAACCCCAAGATCTCTGACTTTGGTCTGGCCaagcttgatgatgaaggaaacACCCACATTAGCACTAGAATTGCTGGAACTAT AGGATACATGGCACCAGAGTATGCATTATGGGGTTATTTAACCTATAAAGCAGATGTATACAGTTTTGGAGTTGTTGCTTTGGAAATTGTTGCTGGGAAGAACAACATGAAATATAAGCCAAATGAAGATTATGTGTGTCTTCTGGACTGG GCAtttgttttacaacaaaaaggaaatttaatgGAGCTTGTGGATCCAAAGTTAGGGGCTGATCTCAACAAGGAAGAGGCAAAAAGAATGATTAAA GTAGCTTTACTCTGCACCAATCCATCCCCGGCACTTGGGCCCACCATGTCCGCCGTAGTGAGTATGCTGAAAGGACAAGCCGTTGCACCAGAACTGACCATGGATCCAGGTATTTATAGTGATGACATGAAGTTCAATGCTCTCAGAGGCCAGTATGATCAGATGCAACTTGAGAGCTATAGTACCAGTGAGCCACTCAACAATGAATGGATCTTTCTCACATCTCCTCTCAGGATCTATATCACATAA